One genomic segment of Catalinimonas alkaloidigena includes these proteins:
- a CDS encoding RagB/SusD family nutrient uptake outer membrane protein, producing MKFNINTYCSLCLVALLSMMGTACTDFLDESDPSNFTVENYFQTQGHAESAITSIYASLKDIRGGGYGGSPWLMLEFQTGLANTELGQAQDSQIIRDLVNTSDNGYGVTHWNSSYRGIANANIALANIPGITMDEGLKQRLLGEARFLRAYYYYNLVRIFGEIPLITEPVDLNSPILYPPQSSVEEVYELIVADLIEAEQSGLPYTDPDGRATLGAVKSLLSSVYLTMAGYPLQKGSEYYQRAANKAKEVIDSGEFALFPGYDDLHDPALKNTGEHIFMVQFAAFVDPANWQPLIIPYNQNISAYSAQTGAIFAEEKFVESYEPGDKRAEEKQFYYHYYSLKADRSDTINLGGYYLYKHFDVEANLNTASSDLNWPLIRYAEVLLIYAEASNEVSGPTAEAYEAVNKIRRRAELPELSGLSKDEFREAVWKELWHELSYENKTWFDMVRIRKGFNLNTLEFEDYVGYQFINGPTLTERELLYPIPTDELRNNEHLVQNEGY from the coding sequence ATGAAATTTAATATAAATACATACTGCTCTTTGTGCCTTGTAGCACTACTTTCTATGATGGGTACTGCCTGTACTGATTTTCTGGATGAATCTGATCCGTCTAATTTTACTGTTGAAAATTATTTTCAAACACAAGGGCATGCCGAAAGTGCAATAACTTCCATCTATGCCAGCCTGAAAGATATCAGGGGGGGAGGCTACGGAGGAAGCCCCTGGCTGATGCTGGAGTTTCAGACCGGCCTAGCCAATACCGAATTGGGGCAAGCCCAAGATAGTCAGATCATTCGTGACCTGGTTAATACTTCGGACAATGGGTATGGTGTAACCCACTGGAACAGCAGCTATCGTGGAATAGCCAATGCCAACATTGCCCTGGCTAATATCCCTGGTATCACTATGGATGAAGGCCTCAAGCAAAGGCTGCTGGGCGAAGCCAGGTTTTTACGTGCATACTATTATTATAACTTGGTAAGAATTTTTGGTGAAATACCGCTGATTACCGAGCCTGTGGATTTGAATTCGCCCATACTTTACCCCCCTCAGTCTTCAGTAGAAGAAGTGTATGAGCTGATTGTAGCTGATCTGATAGAAGCAGAGCAGTCTGGACTTCCATACACCGACCCCGATGGGAGAGCTACGCTGGGTGCTGTAAAATCTTTGTTGTCTAGTGTATACCTTACCATGGCGGGCTATCCTTTGCAAAAAGGGAGTGAGTACTATCAAAGAGCGGCGAATAAAGCCAAAGAAGTGATTGACTCAGGCGAGTTTGCCCTCTTCCCTGGCTATGACGACTTGCATGACCCGGCTTTGAAAAATACAGGAGAGCACATTTTTATGGTACAGTTTGCTGCGTTTGTAGATCCAGCGAACTGGCAGCCTCTTATTATCCCTTATAACCAGAACATCTCTGCCTATTCTGCACAGACAGGGGCTATTTTTGCAGAAGAAAAATTTGTGGAGTCTTACGAGCCCGGCGATAAGAGAGCCGAAGAAAAACAGTTTTATTACCACTACTATTCACTTAAAGCCGATAGGTCAGATACTATCAACCTGGGGGGCTACTATCTGTATAAGCATTTTGATGTAGAAGCCAATCTTAATACGGCTAGCAGTGACCTTAACTGGCCTCTTATACGCTATGCTGAAGTTTTACTCATTTACGCAGAAGCTTCCAACGAAGTCTCAGGGCCTACTGCTGAAGCTTATGAAGCAGTGAATAAAATTCGTAGAAGGGCAGAGCTGCCTGAGCTCTCCGGACTGAGTAAAGATGAGTTTAGAGAAGCGGTGTGGAAAGAGCTTTGGCATGAGCTGAGCTACGAAAACAAAACCTGGTTTGATATGGTGAGAATCAGAAAAGGCTTTAACCTCAACACCCTGGAGTTTGAAGATTATGTAGGCTATCAGTTCATCAACGGCCCTACGCTAACTGAAAGAGAGCTTCTTTATCCTATTCCTACAGATGAACTTAGAAACAACGAACATCTGGTACAAAACGAAGGATATTAA
- a CDS encoding SusC/RagA family TonB-linked outer membrane protein, with amino-acid sequence MKKAYLIRSMMLIALLGLVIPNINAQELATLTKPNNYANPKQPSGKALINVIRDLEKAYKIRFNYNTELISGKTIDSVTVRAIGNEETALEELLDQLLLPLDLRYEKLKQGHYVIYESSSWRNSVNQFKADEKSASSPQKLAATKPVEQQISGTVKDGESGEVLPGVNVLAKGTTSGTVTDIDGAYRLSVADDVTSLVFSSIGYVTEEVAINGRTTIDLEMMPDIQSLSEVVVIGYGTQKKSDLTGAVSTVKGETLQERPSATLNQALSGRMTGVNVSTNSGRPGGKTNIRIRGNTSVSVANDPLYVVDGVILVASGLANSSSPIDYLNPNDIASIEVLKDASATAIYGARGANGVIMVTTKRGNKNGGEVSYNNYFSLGTLPKKIPLLNSEEFLMVEDIAYQNAEKYDPVGFAAGKYQDPALKRTDPRLFDENGDPIYDTDWQDEVTQKAFSQSHQLSFTGGNEKGSYGAFLGYVNEEGLMRESWLKRYSARFVFDTQIREWFKVGGSLSYNNQNERHVQGVWVGRNMVENLPIVPVKYPDGSWGGNSDYPGMEGGPNPVRVGEEYENYLKTNTVLGNVFTNITLAEGLDLRTTVGVNNIEQRISTYGGRELSFISSNQKGDASLTTDQHVSWQLENYLTYTKEIEDHTFTGLLGVSWQHIDRFSFNARTQNFTDDYYSFNNLGAGSVVVAPNSNAYGYGLNSYFGRINYGLLDKYLVTVTGRMDGSSKFGEANRYAFFPSAALAWRVSEEEFIKNIPAIYNLKLRTSYGVTGNSEIAAYQALAGMQNYNYIFGGSLNTGTGINRLANPSLQWEKTKQIDAGVELGLFNGRLSLEADVYRKLTTDMLLQSPVPASSGYTTVTKNIGSMVNKGVEFAIHTINVENNDFSWSTNFNISINKNEVTALSGGSDIFNGANIIRVGEPVSTFFGLVHVGTWNTDEESTAAQYNRLPGDVKYLDINEDGKINQADRAILGKGIPDGFGTFSNTFKYKNFDLLIDLQFQYGNEVLWRAQHSLEDRQGIANSFASVLDAWTPDNQDTRIAQIRPIAAGYDTNDDASKIYDGSFIRGRNILLGYNFSPEITDRLRLKRLRVYGSVQNFFLSTEFPGYDPESQTSGHTFGQGYISYNEYPKPRVFMIGLNASF; translated from the coding sequence ATGAAAAAAGCTTATCTGATCAGAAGTATGATGTTGATAGCTCTGCTAGGACTCGTCATACCCAACATCAATGCGCAGGAGTTAGCTACGCTAACAAAGCCAAACAATTACGCTAATCCTAAACAACCATCGGGCAAAGCCCTTATCAATGTAATTCGTGATCTGGAAAAAGCGTACAAAATACGTTTCAACTACAATACCGAGCTGATTAGCGGAAAGACGATTGATAGTGTCACTGTACGTGCTATTGGCAATGAAGAAACAGCGCTGGAAGAATTATTGGATCAGTTGCTCCTGCCACTGGACCTCAGGTACGAAAAGCTGAAGCAGGGGCATTATGTCATTTATGAAAGCTCCAGTTGGAGAAATAGTGTCAATCAGTTTAAGGCAGACGAAAAAAGTGCCAGCTCTCCTCAAAAGCTTGCGGCAACCAAACCAGTAGAGCAGCAGATTAGTGGTACGGTAAAAGATGGGGAGAGTGGAGAAGTACTGCCTGGTGTCAATGTACTGGCTAAGGGTACAACTTCCGGTACAGTCACTGACATTGATGGCGCATATCGGCTCAGTGTTGCAGATGATGTCACTAGCCTGGTTTTTTCTTCTATCGGTTATGTAACTGAAGAAGTTGCTATCAATGGCCGTACCACTATTGACCTGGAGATGATGCCTGACATTCAATCTCTTTCCGAAGTAGTGGTGATCGGCTACGGTACGCAGAAAAAGAGTGACTTGACAGGTGCTGTTTCTACGGTAAAAGGCGAAACGCTACAGGAAAGGCCTTCTGCGACCCTCAACCAGGCACTATCAGGTAGGATGACAGGCGTGAATGTTTCTACCAACTCCGGGCGTCCAGGTGGGAAAACTAATATCAGAATCAGGGGAAACACTTCTGTAAGTGTAGCCAATGATCCGCTTTACGTAGTGGATGGCGTTATACTGGTAGCTTCAGGCCTGGCCAACAGTAGTTCACCCATTGACTATCTTAACCCCAATGACATTGCTTCTATAGAAGTACTTAAAGATGCTTCGGCTACCGCGATCTATGGTGCCAGAGGTGCTAACGGGGTCATTATGGTGACCACTAAGAGAGGAAATAAAAATGGTGGAGAGGTTAGCTATAATAATTATTTTAGCTTAGGTACACTTCCTAAAAAAATTCCCTTACTAAACTCAGAAGAGTTTCTGATGGTAGAAGACATTGCCTATCAGAATGCTGAAAAATATGATCCGGTAGGTTTTGCCGCCGGCAAATATCAGGACCCTGCACTAAAAAGAACCGACCCCAGGTTATTTGATGAGAACGGTGATCCGATCTACGATACGGACTGGCAGGATGAAGTCACTCAGAAAGCCTTTAGTCAGAGCCATCAGCTATCTTTTACCGGAGGAAATGAGAAAGGCAGCTATGGCGCATTTTTAGGCTATGTGAATGAAGAAGGCCTGATGAGAGAGTCCTGGTTAAAAAGGTACTCTGCCCGCTTTGTTTTTGATACCCAGATTCGTGAGTGGTTTAAGGTAGGAGGTAGCCTCAGTTACAACAATCAGAATGAAAGACATGTACAGGGCGTTTGGGTTGGAAGAAATATGGTGGAAAATCTGCCTATAGTACCGGTAAAATATCCTGACGGAAGCTGGGGAGGCAACTCTGACTATCCGGGTATGGAAGGTGGTCCTAATCCGGTAAGGGTTGGTGAGGAATACGAAAACTACCTGAAAACCAATACCGTGCTGGGTAATGTATTTACCAACATCACCTTAGCTGAAGGGCTGGACCTGAGAACTACAGTAGGTGTTAATAATATTGAACAAAGAATCAGTACCTATGGTGGGCGCGAGCTTAGTTTTATCTCCAGCAACCAGAAAGGTGATGCCTCTTTAACTACGGACCAGCATGTCTCATGGCAGTTGGAAAACTATCTCACCTATACCAAAGAAATTGAAGACCATACATTCACAGGGCTTTTAGGAGTCTCCTGGCAGCACATTGACCGCTTTAGCTTCAATGCGAGAACCCAGAACTTTACTGATGATTATTATAGCTTCAACAATCTGGGGGCGGGCTCAGTGGTAGTAGCACCAAACTCAAATGCTTATGGCTACGGACTTAACTCCTATTTTGGTAGAATAAACTACGGCCTGCTGGATAAGTATCTGGTAACTGTGACCGGACGTATGGATGGTTCTTCAAAATTTGGTGAAGCTAACCGTTATGCGTTTTTCCCTTCTGCGGCGCTGGCCTGGCGAGTGTCTGAAGAGGAGTTTATCAAAAATATTCCCGCCATTTACAATCTAAAGTTACGCACCAGCTATGGAGTAACTGGAAACTCAGAGATCGCAGCTTATCAGGCGCTGGCAGGTATGCAAAACTACAATTACATATTTGGAGGAAGTTTGAATACCGGTACTGGTATCAACCGTCTGGCTAATCCAAGTTTACAATGGGAGAAAACCAAACAAATAGACGCCGGTGTTGAGTTGGGGCTGTTCAATGGTCGTTTGTCACTGGAAGCCGATGTGTATCGTAAGCTAACGACCGACATGCTTTTACAATCTCCGGTACCTGCAAGTAGCGGATATACTACCGTCACCAAAAACATCGGAAGCATGGTAAACAAGGGAGTGGAGTTCGCCATCCATACGATCAATGTAGAGAATAATGACTTTAGCTGGTCTACCAACTTTAATATCTCAATCAATAAAAATGAAGTGACCGCGCTCTCCGGTGGTAGTGATATCTTCAACGGTGCTAACATTATTCGAGTGGGTGAGCCGGTGAGTACTTTCTTTGGGCTGGTGCATGTAGGTACCTGGAATACCGATGAAGAATCAACCGCCGCCCAGTACAACCGCCTTCCCGGAGATGTAAAGTATCTGGATATTAACGAGGATGGCAAAATCAACCAGGCAGATCGCGCTATTCTGGGTAAAGGTATTCCCGATGGCTTCGGCACATTTAGCAATACGTTTAAGTACAAAAACTTTGACCTGCTGATTGACCTGCAGTTTCAGTACGGAAACGAAGTACTATGGAGAGCGCAACACTCACTGGAAGACCGCCAGGGAATTGCTAACAGTTTTGCCTCAGTGCTCGACGCCTGGACGCCAGACAATCAGGATACGCGCATTGCCCAGATCCGCCCTATCGCGGCAGGTTATGATACCAACGATGATGCCTCTAAAATCTATGATGGCTCATTCATCAGAGGCAGAAATATCTTGCTGGGCTACAATTTCTCTCCAGAGATTACTGACAGGCTTAGGCTGAAAAGACTCAGAGTATACGGCTCAGTACAGAACTTCTTTCTCAGTACGGAATTTCCCGGCTATGATCCCGAGTCTCAGACTTCAGGGCATACCTTTGGGCAGGGCTATATTTCCTACAATGAATACCCTAAGCCCAGAGTATTTATGATCGGTTTGAATGCCTCTTTCTAA
- a CDS encoding FecR family protein has translation MKEDQYIKALFEKFIAGKCSREELEMLMTYINKTEDSKNLPGIEEVQARLEDMPDLNNKRADNILEYILDTEQEEVVLPKKKVKPMGRLQMAAAIGGVLLLLGVCYQLFFAKLTQEYSTAYGEVRTIELPDGSEVMLNANSSLRLHDDWDEEEVREVWLTGEGFFSVLHTEEDQQFVVHTRQGLSVEVLGTKFNVNDRQARIQVVLNEGKVKVKAPAEVDEEERLLMPGEMLEFSQEGMHQQAVNTELYTSWRHNRLQFENTPLDEVFGLIRDNYGYEVQFEDSGIADLRFSGSNAADDPKLLLQTLSKSFKLDIHKRDNVLLVKYKKDTLPAQEINS, from the coding sequence TTGAAAGAAGACCAATACATAAAGGCGCTTTTTGAAAAGTTTATCGCAGGCAAGTGCAGTAGGGAAGAGCTTGAAATGCTGATGACTTACATCAACAAGACCGAAGACTCAAAAAACCTGCCCGGTATAGAAGAAGTACAGGCCAGGCTAGAGGACATGCCGGACCTGAATAATAAACGTGCCGACAACATACTTGAGTACATTCTGGATACAGAGCAGGAAGAAGTCGTACTTCCCAAGAAAAAAGTTAAGCCCATGGGCAGGCTACAGATGGCTGCGGCCATCGGAGGAGTATTGCTTCTGCTGGGGGTATGCTATCAGCTCTTTTTTGCCAAGCTTACTCAGGAGTACAGCACAGCATACGGTGAAGTACGTACCATTGAACTTCCTGATGGTTCAGAAGTGATGCTTAATGCCAACTCTAGTCTACGTCTGCATGATGACTGGGATGAGGAGGAAGTCCGAGAGGTCTGGCTGACTGGTGAAGGCTTTTTCTCCGTGCTGCATACTGAAGAAGACCAGCAATTTGTAGTGCATACCCGTCAGGGGCTGAGTGTAGAGGTCCTGGGAACCAAATTTAATGTGAATGACCGGCAGGCACGGATACAGGTAGTGCTCAATGAAGGCAAAGTAAAGGTAAAGGCTCCCGCAGAGGTTGATGAAGAAGAGCGCTTGCTGATGCCGGGAGAGATGCTCGAGTTCAGTCAGGAAGGGATGCACCAGCAGGCAGTCAATACAGAGCTGTATACTTCCTGGCGACACAACCGGCTTCAGTTTGAAAACACTCCTCTTGATGAGGTGTTCGGCCTGATCAGAGACAATTACGGCTACGAGGTACAATTTGAAGATAGTGGCATAGCTGATTTGAGATTTTCGGGTTCAAATGCTGCTGATGACCCAAAGCTTCTGCTCCAGACCCTTAGCAAGTCATTCAAACTGGATATACACAAACGAGATAATGTACTGCTGGTCAAGTACAAAAAAGATACCCTGCCAGCGCAGGAAATTAACTCGTAA
- a CDS encoding RNA polymerase sigma factor, with amino-acid sequence MSVLRKKNEEKLIKQLKAGDKNAFKVLFEQYKNTVYKYGYLVTRSQMTAEETVQEVFMKIWQNRKQLDSGRSFKPYLFTVTKHHVYNLLRKATNDEKLKAQVYYQQDYICHATENQIAYHELEKLQNEIIAMLPTQRQRIFRMSRMQGLSHKEIAQQLGISTNTVKDQIVKATKTLKEYFRTHADVAMLLVCCNHLFL; translated from the coding sequence TTGAGTGTATTAAGAAAAAAAAATGAAGAAAAGTTAATCAAACAGTTAAAAGCTGGAGATAAAAATGCTTTCAAGGTATTATTTGAACAGTACAAAAATACAGTTTATAAGTATGGCTATTTGGTCACTCGTTCACAAATGACAGCAGAAGAGACAGTGCAGGAGGTGTTCATGAAAATATGGCAAAACCGAAAGCAGCTTGATTCTGGCCGCTCCTTTAAACCTTATTTGTTTACCGTCACTAAGCATCATGTTTACAATCTGCTGAGGAAAGCAACCAATGACGAAAAGCTAAAGGCACAGGTGTATTATCAGCAGGACTACATCTGTCATGCGACTGAAAACCAGATTGCATATCATGAATTGGAGAAGCTGCAAAACGAAATTATAGCCATGCTCCCTACGCAAAGGCAGCGGATATTTCGTATGAGTCGGATGCAGGGCCTGAGCCATAAAGAGATCGCCCAGCAATTGGGTATTTCTACAAATACGGTGAAGGATCAAATTGTAAAAGCTACCAAAACGCTCAAAGAATACTTTCGCACCCATGCAGATGTAGCAATGCTGCTGGTCTGTTGTAATCATCTTTTTCTGTGA
- a CDS encoding AAA family ATPase yields the protein MQHYFILTGAMGSGKSTLCTELEKLHIPVIHEPARQILAEQRSFGGRGVPEIDPQHFTDLMLSRAIYHYREHAQVTHPILFDRGIADMIGYADLFGLDLQVYQQAAERYPYHATVFVTPDWPEIYTTDDERKMTYLQAKAFGDKLREIYIELGYSLYELPKTSASHRAQFIISFLQKQ from the coding sequence ATGCAACACTACTTTATTCTCACAGGCGCTATGGGCAGTGGTAAATCAACGCTATGCACGGAATTAGAAAAACTTCATATTCCTGTAATCCACGAGCCAGCTCGTCAGATCCTTGCCGAACAAAGAAGCTTTGGTGGCAGAGGCGTACCGGAAATAGATCCTCAACACTTTACTGACCTGATGCTTTCCAGGGCTATTTATCACTATCGTGAGCATGCACAGGTTACGCATCCTATCCTCTTTGATAGAGGCATTGCTGATATGATCGGTTATGCTGATTTGTTTGGGTTAGATCTACAGGTATATCAGCAGGCAGCTGAGCGCTACCCTTACCATGCCACAGTCTTTGTTACGCCAGACTGGCCAGAGATTTATACTACCGATGATGAACGTAAAATGACATACCTCCAGGCAAAAGCTTTTGGAGATAAACTTAGAGAAATTTACATTGAATTAGGCTACAGCTTGTATGAGCTACCCAAAACATCAGCCAGCCACAGAGCACAATTCATCATTTCTTTTCTTCAAAAACAATAA
- a CDS encoding 3-keto-disaccharide hydrolase, producing the protein MMIKSIVIFTFLSAVLGCSSPRGNHTENSQEENATKEDKEQFSSSESEGWTMLFDGSGTDHWVELGTDQFPENGWEIENGALVLHEGGNIVTKEKYGDFNLSFEFNLTEGANSGIKYYVAEITNEKNGETAINGPEYQIIDDVNNPDIQDRKDETVTTAALYLLYSPENKKLLPPGQWNQGSIVSKNNQVEHWLNGVKVVSYERGSQDFLQKKMNTKFKNYTNYGEVPSGHIMLTDHHDKVYFRNIKIKRL; encoded by the coding sequence ATGATGATCAAATCAATAGTAATATTTACTTTTTTGTCTGCTGTCTTAGGCTGTTCCAGCCCCCGGGGAAATCATACGGAGAATAGTCAGGAAGAAAATGCTACAAAAGAAGATAAGGAGCAGTTCAGCAGTAGTGAGTCCGAAGGCTGGACCATGTTATTTGATGGAAGTGGTACTGACCATTGGGTAGAACTGGGTACCGATCAATTCCCTGAAAACGGCTGGGAAATAGAAAATGGAGCTTTGGTATTGCATGAGGGAGGGAACATTGTCACCAAAGAGAAATATGGTGACTTTAATCTTAGCTTTGAGTTTAACCTCACCGAAGGGGCTAACAGTGGGATTAAGTATTATGTGGCTGAGATTACCAACGAAAAAAATGGTGAAACAGCGATAAATGGCCCAGAATATCAGATTATTGACGACGTGAATAATCCTGATATACAGGATCGTAAAGACGAAACAGTAACTACTGCCGCGCTTTATCTTTTATACAGTCCTGAAAACAAAAAGCTTTTACCTCCCGGACAATGGAACCAGGGAAGCATCGTATCTAAAAATAATCAGGTAGAACACTGGCTGAATGGAGTAAAGGTGGTCAGTTATGAAAGAGGAAGTCAGGATTTTCTTCAAAAGAAAATGAATACCAAATTTAAAAATTACACTAATTATGGTGAGGTGCCAAGTGGACATATAATGCTTACCGACCATCATGATAAGGTCTATTTCCGCAATATTAAGATCAAGCGTCTATAG
- a CDS encoding neutral/alkaline non-lysosomal ceramidase N-terminal domain-containing protein, whose protein sequence is MKEILILTVLASAFFANIVYAQSSSEGWKAGVAKVIITPQQNLWMAGYGARDHPAEGKLHDLWAKALVIEDASGQRAVLISTDLLGVPKKLSDRIRDRLNEKLNLTRAQILLNSSHTHSGPVLEESLSDIYPLNEAQLNEVAGYSAVLEDQIVHLVSEAFASLEPVKIFTGNGTSRFQVNRRNNNAATLHMQTDLNGPNDYAVPVMKVQKEGGEMMAIAFGYACHPTVLSFYQWSGDYPGFAQMELEKRYPDATALFFQGAGADQNPLPRRTVALAKQYGQTLAAAVVRVLSEEMKELAPHLTTAYTEIALSLDSPPTKETLTKMIDESSSYQKRWAQKMLSKLEHDEAFESSYPYPLQILKLGDQPIFSLGGELVVEYSILLKQIFGHEIFVLGYSNDVMAYIPSTTILREGGYEGASSQIVYGLPSTWSPDIESNIINGMIELAKQAGVKKVESKLINE, encoded by the coding sequence ATGAAAGAAATACTAATACTAACGGTTTTGGCATCAGCTTTCTTCGCCAATATAGTATATGCGCAATCTTCATCCGAGGGCTGGAAAGCAGGTGTAGCTAAAGTGATCATTACCCCCCAACAAAACCTTTGGATGGCTGGATATGGGGCTAGAGATCATCCCGCTGAAGGGAAGCTACATGATTTATGGGCTAAAGCACTGGTCATAGAAGATGCGTCTGGTCAACGGGCGGTATTAATTTCTACAGACTTGCTAGGCGTCCCTAAAAAATTATCGGATCGCATCAGAGATCGTTTGAACGAAAAACTGAACTTGACAAGGGCGCAGATTCTCCTGAATAGCTCTCATACCCATTCAGGACCTGTACTGGAGGAATCTTTATCCGATATCTATCCGCTGAATGAGGCTCAACTGAATGAAGTAGCTGGTTATTCGGCAGTTTTGGAAGATCAGATTGTGCATTTGGTAAGCGAGGCTTTTGCCTCATTAGAACCTGTAAAGATCTTCACAGGGAATGGCACAAGCCGCTTTCAAGTGAATAGAAGAAATAACAATGCTGCTACTTTACATATGCAGACCGATCTAAATGGGCCTAATGATTATGCGGTGCCAGTCATGAAAGTTCAGAAAGAAGGGGGAGAGATGATGGCAATTGCATTTGGATATGCCTGTCATCCTACGGTACTCAGTTTTTATCAATGGTCAGGAGATTATCCGGGTTTCGCCCAGATGGAATTAGAGAAAAGATACCCCGATGCTACCGCATTGTTCTTTCAGGGTGCTGGTGCGGATCAGAATCCACTGCCCAGAAGAACGGTGGCATTGGCAAAGCAGTACGGACAGACATTGGCTGCGGCAGTTGTGAGGGTGTTAAGTGAAGAAATGAAAGAGCTGGCTCCGCATCTCACCACGGCTTATACCGAGATAGCTTTGTCGCTGGACAGCCCGCCGACCAAGGAAACATTGACAAAAATGATAGATGAATCATCCTCTTATCAGAAAAGGTGGGCACAGAAGATGTTGAGCAAGCTGGAGCATGACGAAGCTTTTGAAAGCTCCTACCCTTATCCGCTGCAGATATTGAAGTTAGGCGATCAGCCTATATTCAGTTTGGGCGGTGAGTTGGTGGTAGAATATTCCATACTCCTCAAGCAGATTTTTGGCCATGAAATATTTGTCCTGGGGTATTCCAACGATGTCATGGCTTATATTCCCTCAACTACTATTCTACGTGAGGGGGGCTATGAAGGAGCAAGTTCGCAAATTGTATATGGTCTGCCTTCTACCTGGTCCCCGGATATAGAATCTAATATTATCAATGGAATGATAGAGCTGGCAAAGCAGGCCGGTGTGAAAAAAGTAGAATCAAAATTAATAAACGAATAA
- a CDS encoding DegT/DnrJ/EryC1/StrS family aminotransferase produces the protein MLPISVNAEYFNPIISDKNKPALMGGEAVRKEEWPEWPQWHPQQDEDKVIEVLRSGVWSRSDIAKEFENKWAETIGAKRALAVVNGTNALIAALVQQDVGGGDEVILPPYTFIASAQAILATGAIPVFADIDPETFQIDPDKIEAKITPRTKAIMPVHILGLPSNMERIMQIANKHKLVVVEDACQAWLAEINHKKMGTFGHAGCFSFQNSKNLPIGEGGAIVSDDDEFMDRCYAYHNYGNPYGTVVGEVGAGTIMLGTKLRITEYQAAIGLAQLKRLEEQTEIRSRNAEYLRAQIKDIPGIVPYKLYENVTRAAFHLFPFRYKKEGFEGLPRETFLKALQAEGVPCYKGYAPLNKMPYLGNAFKTKNYQRMYSPEMLDIDAYHERNQCPENDIICNEEAVWISQSMLLSSKSDMDDIASAIAKIQQNAGKIKSYIAAG, from the coding sequence TGGGTGGAGAAGCAGTAAGAAAAGAAGAGTGGCCCGAGTGGCCCCAGTGGCATCCTCAGCAAGATGAAGATAAGGTAATTGAGGTGCTTCGCAGTGGTGTATGGTCAAGATCTGACATCGCCAAAGAGTTTGAAAATAAATGGGCTGAGACTATAGGCGCTAAACGGGCTCTCGCGGTAGTAAATGGCACCAATGCTTTGATAGCGGCTTTGGTACAGCAGGATGTAGGGGGTGGTGATGAGGTGATCTTGCCCCCCTATACATTTATCGCTTCTGCACAGGCCATCCTGGCAACCGGTGCGATTCCCGTTTTTGCAGATATAGATCCTGAAACATTTCAGATAGATCCTGATAAAATTGAAGCTAAAATCACTCCTCGTACCAAAGCAATTATGCCGGTACACATTTTAGGTCTACCCAGTAATATGGAGAGGATCATGCAAATTGCAAACAAACATAAGCTGGTAGTTGTAGAAGACGCTTGCCAGGCATGGCTTGCCGAAATTAACCACAAAAAAATGGGCACCTTCGGCCATGCCGGATGCTTTAGTTTTCAAAATTCTAAAAACTTACCCATAGGTGAGGGTGGGGCAATAGTGAGTGATGATGATGAATTTATGGATAGGTGTTACGCTTACCATAACTACGGAAACCCTTATGGAACAGTAGTAGGGGAAGTGGGTGCCGGAACTATCATGCTGGGAACGAAACTACGCATCACTGAATATCAGGCGGCTATCGGTCTGGCACAGTTAAAGCGTTTGGAAGAACAAACAGAGATCCGCAGCCGGAATGCCGAATATCTTAGGGCACAAATCAAAGATATTCCTGGTATTGTACCTTATAAGTTATATGAAAACGTGACCCGGGCAGCCTTCCATCTTTTTCCATTCCGGTATAAAAAAGAAGGTTTTGAGGGCCTTCCCAGAGAAACTTTCCTGAAAGCACTACAGGCAGAAGGAGTACCCTGCTACAAAGGTTACGCCCCTCTGAATAAGATGCCTTACCTGGGGAATGCATTTAAGACAAAGAATTACCAGAGGATGTATTCTCCGGAAATGCTGGATATTGATGCTTACCATGAAAGAAACCAGTGCCCTGAAAATGACATCATATGTAATGAAGAAGCAGTATGGATATCGCAAAGCATGTTGCTGAGCAGTAAATCTGATATGGATGATATAGCTTCAGCTATTGCGAAAATCCAGCAGAATGCGGGTAAAATCAAATCTTATATCGCGGCAGGATGA